A window of the Garra rufa chromosome 10, GarRuf1.0, whole genome shotgun sequence genome harbors these coding sequences:
- the LOC141343830 gene encoding AP-1 complex subunit mu-1-like: MSASAVYVLDLKGKVLICRNYRGDVDMSEIEHFMTLLMDKEEEGTLSPILAHGGVRFMWIKHNNLYLVATSKKNACVSLVFSFLYKIVQVFSEYFKELEEESIRDNFVIIYELLDELMDFGYPQTTDSKILQEYITQEGHKLDTGAPRPPATVTNAVSWRSEGIKYRKNEVFLDVIESVNLLVSANGNVLRSEIVGSIKMRVFLSGMPELRLGLNDKVLFENTGRGKSKSVELEDVKFHQCVRLSRFENDRTISFIPPDGEFELMSYRLNTHVKPLIWIESVIEKHSHSRIEYMIKAKSQFKRRSTANNVEIHIPVPTDADSPKFKTTVGSVKWVPENSEIVWSIKSFPGGKEYLMRAHFGLPSVEAEDKEGKPPISVKFEIPYFTTSGIQSCVSVSQASAVYKGGQSRSKLDRSAVELWDVFVETFNTEQLMFVDLGMFLKQMCTAALDPARPTLSPLATPPAHFQPIAEEHEKTRIVQHKCKEQQQVHRYITRGASVGSLYWDH, encoded by the exons gtCCTGATCTGCCGTAATTACCGCGGTGATGTGGACATGTCAGAAATCGAGCATTTCATGACCTTGCTGATGGATAAAGAGGAGGAGGGAACACTGTCGCCCATCCTGGCTCACGGGGGAGTTCGTTTCATGTGGATTAAACACAACAACCTGTACC TTGTTGCAACATCCAAAAAGAATGCTTGCGTCTCCCTGGTTTTCTCCTTCCTCTACAAAATTGTTCAG GTTTTCTCTGAATACTTTAAGGAGCTGGAGGAGGAGAGCATCAGAGATAACTTTGTCATAATCTACGAGCTGCTGGATGAACTCATGGACTTCGGATACCCGCAAACGACTGACAGCAAGATCCTTCAGGA ATACATCACGCAGGAGGGTCACAAGTTGGACACAGGCGCTCCGCGACCCCCGGCCACGGTCACCAACGCCGTCTCCTGGAGGTCAGAGGGCATCAAGTACAGGAAAAACGAGGTTTTCCTGGACGTCATTGAGTCTGTCAACCTCTTG GTCAGCGCAAATGGTAACGTTCTTCGCAGTGAGATCGTTGGCTCCATTAAGATGAGAGTGTTTCTCTCAGGAATGCCAGAGCTGCGTTTGGGTCTGAATGACAAGGTTCTGTTTGAGAACACTGGCC GAGGTAAGAGTAAGTCAGTGGAGTTGGAGGATGTAAAATTTCATCAGTGTGTGCGTCTGTCTCGATTTGAGAACGATCGAACAATCtccttcatccctccggatgggGAATTTGAGCTGATGTCCTACCGCCTCAACACACAT GTGAAGCCACTGATCTGGATCGAGTCTGTGATTGAGAAGCATTCACACAGCAGAATCGAGTACATGATCAAA GCCAAATCTCAGTTCAAGCGCCGCTCCACTGCCAACAACGTGGAGATTCATATTCCAGTGCCGACCGACGCAGACTCGCCTAAATTCAAGACCACAGTGGGCAGCGTCAAGTGGGTGCCGGAGAACAGCGAAATTGTTTGGTCCATCAAATCTTTCCCT GGAGGTAAGGAGTACCTGATGAGGGCTCATTTCGGGCTGCCCAGTGTGGAAGCGGAGGACAAGGAGGGAAAACCACCAATCAGCGTCAAGTTTGAGATTCCTTATTTCACCACATCTGgaatacag TCGTGTGTGAGTGTTTCTCAGGCCTCAGCAGTTTATAAAGGTGGGCAGAGCAGAAGTAAACTGGACAGGAGTGCAGTTGAGCTGTGGGACGTGTTTGTGGAAACTTTCAACACAGAACAACTGATGTTTGTTGATCTGGGAATGTTTCTCAAACAGATGTGCACTGCAGCTTTGGATCCAGCT CGCCCCACTTTGAGCCCGTTAGCCACGCCCCCCGCGCACTTTCAGCCAATCGCTGAAGAGCACGAAAAAACACGCATTGTTCAGCATAAATGCAAAGAGCAGCAGCAGGTTCACAGATACATAACACGCGGAGCTTCGGTTGGCTCGTTATACTGGGATCATTAG